The Thermoflexus hugenholtzii JAD2 genome has a window encoding:
- a CDS encoding beta-ketoacyl-ACP synthase III produces the protein MPWYSRIAGWGMAVPRKALTSAELAQQLHTTEEWILTRTGIRERRIAGPGETMSDLSVAAAREAMARAGVLPQDLDLIIVATSTPDYVIPPVSSIIQHKINARCGAFTLGAGCTGFMYGMAVAHAFIAAGLMRNILVIGAEIISRNIDWSDRNTAVLFGDGAGAMVLQASELPTGVLSFVLGSDGSGAEHLIVPGISTNHVITEETIRGKGHLLRMNGREVFKFATRVLGKVAIEAIARSGLAPDEIDLMIPHQANERIIEAACRELGFPMEKVFLNLDRYGNTSAASIPIAFAEAMAQGRIREGDNLLLIGFGAGLTWAGAVVRYGVRAEDRPIPVENWPVRLPDLNRLEPVRQAKVMALRARRQLLQTAMSLLLPFYTRSRRRRR, from the coding sequence ATGCCATGGTATAGCCGGATCGCCGGATGGGGGATGGCGGTCCCCCGGAAGGCACTGACCAGCGCCGAGCTGGCCCAGCAGCTGCATACCACGGAGGAATGGATCCTCACCCGCACCGGGATCCGGGAGCGGCGGATCGCCGGCCCCGGCGAGACCATGTCGGATCTTTCGGTGGCCGCGGCGCGGGAGGCGATGGCCCGCGCGGGCGTCCTGCCCCAGGATCTTGATCTGATCATCGTGGCCACCTCCACGCCCGATTATGTGATCCCTCCGGTCTCATCCATCATTCAGCATAAGATCAACGCCCGTTGCGGAGCCTTCACCCTGGGCGCCGGATGCACCGGCTTCATGTATGGCATGGCGGTGGCCCACGCCTTCATCGCCGCCGGGCTGATGCGCAACATCCTGGTCATCGGCGCGGAGATCATCAGCCGCAACATCGATTGGAGCGATCGCAACACAGCTGTGCTCTTCGGCGACGGGGCCGGGGCCATGGTTCTGCAGGCCAGCGAGCTGCCCACCGGGGTGCTTTCCTTCGTTCTCGGATCCGATGGCTCGGGGGCGGAGCACCTGATCGTGCCCGGCATCTCCACCAATCACGTCATTACCGAGGAGACCATCCGGGGCAAGGGCCATCTATTGCGCATGAACGGCCGGGAGGTGTTCAAGTTCGCCACCCGGGTGCTGGGGAAGGTCGCCATCGAGGCCATCGCCCGCAGCGGCCTGGCCCCCGATGAGATCGACCTGATGATCCCTCACCAGGCCAACGAGCGCATCATTGAGGCGGCCTGCCGGGAGCTCGGCTTCCCGATGGAGAAGGTGTTCCTCAACCTGGACCGCTACGGGAACACCTCGGCGGCCTCCATCCCCATCGCCTTCGCCGAGGCCATGGCCCAGGGGCGGATCCGGGAGGGGGATAACCTCCTGCTCATCGGGTTCGGGGCCGGGCTGACCTGGGCCGGGGCGGTGGTGCGCTATGGGGTGCGGGCGGAGGACCGGCCGATCCCGGTGGAGAACTGGCCGGTGCGCCTGCCGGATCTCAACCGCTTGGAGCCGGTGCGCCAGGCCAAGGTGATGGCCCTGCGGGCCCGCCGCCAGCTCCTCCAGACGGCCATGAGCCTGCTGCTGCCCTTCTACACCCGGTCCCGCCGCCGACGACGCTGA
- a CDS encoding sigma-70 family RNA polymerase sigma factor, whose product MERARRDPEAFGELYLRHVRSIYNYIFYRTGDPEEAEDLTSRVFLQALQHLPRFQERGLPFAAWLFRIAHNLVANWHRDRRRRPVVPLSENGHERAPDRVEALVERQEERERLLRALRRLPPDRQQLLILKFVEGLSNAEIARIMGRTEGAIRVLYHRTLEALRKELLREP is encoded by the coding sequence GTGGAGCGGGCCCGACGGGATCCCGAAGCCTTCGGGGAGCTCTACCTGCGCCACGTGCGCTCGATTTACAACTACATCTTCTACCGCACCGGCGATCCGGAGGAAGCGGAAGATCTCACCAGCCGGGTCTTCCTGCAGGCCCTGCAGCATCTGCCCCGGTTCCAGGAAAGAGGGCTGCCCTTCGCCGCATGGCTCTTCCGCATCGCTCACAACCTGGTGGCCAACTGGCATCGGGATCGCCGCCGGCGGCCGGTGGTCCCGCTCTCCGAGAACGGGCACGAGCGGGCTCCGGATCGGGTGGAAGCCCTGGTGGAGCGTCAGGAGGAACGAGAGCGGCTGCTTCGGGCCCTGCGGCGCTTGCCCCCGGATCGCCAGCAGCTGCTGATCCTCAAGTTCGTCGAGGGACTTTCCAACGCCGAGATCGCCCGGATCATGGGGCGGACCGAGGGGGCGATCCGGGTGCTGTATCACCGCACCCTGGAGGCGCTCCGGAAGGAGCTGCTGCGGGAGCCCTGA
- a CDS encoding V4R domain-containing protein, which yields MDAARVIEVIRQESVLIDRAGLVSLYGAVLRLAGLGVGGVLYQAGRQAGMQGARLLQERLGLQGEDLVEAARIAFEAAQWGEARWQREDATIRVEVTHSVLAEGLRPQRKPVCHPLAGYIAGFLEVALGRPVRVREIACAAVEGETCQFVTEAEG from the coding sequence ATGGACGCCGCACGCGTCATCGAGGTCATCCGGCAGGAATCCGTGCTCATCGATCGGGCGGGGCTGGTTTCGCTCTACGGAGCGGTGCTCCGGCTGGCCGGGCTGGGGGTAGGAGGGGTGCTCTACCAGGCCGGACGGCAGGCCGGGATGCAGGGCGCCCGGCTCCTTCAGGAGCGGCTGGGCCTGCAGGGGGAGGATCTGGTAGAGGCAGCCCGCATCGCCTTCGAGGCCGCCCAGTGGGGGGAGGCGCGCTGGCAGCGGGAGGATGCCACCATCCGGGTGGAGGTGACCCATTCTGTCCTCGCCGAGGGGCTCCGGCCCCAGCGAAAGCCGGTCTGTCACCCCCTGGCGGGATACATCGCCGGCTTCCTGGAGGTCGCCCTGGGGCGCCCGGTCCGCGTTCGGGAGATCGCTTGCGCGGCTGTGGAGGGCGAGACCTGTCAGTTTGTGACGGAAGCAGAAGGGTGA
- a CDS encoding GNAT family N-acetyltransferase, whose product MFSAVRPATRADRSAILHLVREHRRAQMALDWWSLEEWLEAPTAWVVERMGRVIAFWLGIQVDSPVAWLRVAAVADGEDAPQLFRQLWPSMARALAAQGATEAVGVAYGEWLESVYPAAGFTRRTVVITLRKDDWRIPELPAVPVRVRRAMLEDIPRIAAVDRQAFEPLWWYGPTILTRAWHQVPYFIVAEAEGEIIGYAFADLYGVHGHIVRLAVHPAHQGRSVGARLLAESLRYLIDLGAYPITLNTQIENRISQALYRRFGFHPTGQEVSIWSCALR is encoded by the coding sequence ATGTTCTCGGCGGTGCGCCCTGCCACCCGGGCCGATCGGAGCGCCATCCTGCATCTGGTCCGGGAGCATCGGCGGGCTCAAATGGCGCTGGACTGGTGGTCCCTGGAGGAATGGCTGGAAGCCCCGACCGCCTGGGTGGTGGAGCGGATGGGCCGGGTGATCGCCTTCTGGCTGGGCATCCAGGTGGACAGCCCGGTGGCGTGGCTCCGGGTGGCGGCGGTGGCCGACGGCGAGGACGCGCCCCAGCTGTTCCGACAGCTCTGGCCCTCCATGGCCCGGGCCCTGGCGGCCCAGGGGGCCACGGAGGCCGTCGGGGTGGCCTATGGGGAATGGCTGGAGTCGGTCTATCCGGCAGCCGGCTTCACCCGCCGGACAGTGGTGATCACTCTGCGGAAGGATGACTGGCGGATCCCGGAGCTTCCGGCCGTTCCCGTTCGCGTCCGGCGGGCGATGCTGGAGGACATCCCTCGGATCGCGGCGGTGGATCGACAGGCCTTCGAGCCGCTCTGGTGGTATGGTCCCACCATCCTGACCCGCGCCTGGCATCAGGTGCCCTATTTCATCGTGGCGGAGGCGGAGGGGGAGATCATCGGCTACGCCTTCGCCGACCTCTACGGCGTGCACGGACATATCGTCCGCCTGGCGGTCCACCCGGCCCATCAAGGCCGGTCCGTGGGGGCGCGTTTGCTGGCGGAGAGCCTGCGGTATCTGATCGACCTGGGGGCTTATCCCATCACCCTCAACACGCAGATCGAGAACCGGATCTCCCAGGCCCTCTACCGGCGGTTCGGTTTCCACCCCACTGGGCAGGAGGTCTCCATCTGGAGCTGCGCGCTCCGGTGA
- a CDS encoding response regulator transcription factor has protein sequence MIRVLIADDHAVFRAGLRLLLSAQPDIEVVGEAEDGWQTLRQAEALRPDVILLDLTMPGMPGLQALALLRRQAPEARVLILTMHEDEAYLRQALAEGAAGYIIKRATDEELITAIRAVARGDLYIHPAMTRALLEDLIPAPQIPETPEPWESLSERERQVLRMVAIGHTNQEIAERLGLSVKTVETYRARGMEKLGLRTRAQLVRYMIQKGLLKEE, from the coding sequence ATGATCCGGGTGCTGATCGCAGATGACCACGCCGTGTTCCGGGCCGGCCTCCGGCTGCTCCTCAGCGCCCAACCGGACATTGAGGTTGTTGGAGAAGCGGAGGATGGCTGGCAAACCCTGCGCCAAGCGGAGGCGCTCCGCCCGGATGTCATCCTGCTGGACCTCACCATGCCGGGCATGCCCGGTTTGCAAGCCCTCGCGCTGCTGCGCCGGCAGGCGCCGGAGGCGCGGGTGTTGATCCTGACGATGCACGAGGACGAAGCCTACCTGCGGCAGGCCCTGGCCGAGGGCGCCGCCGGTTACATCATCAAACGTGCCACCGACGAGGAGCTGATCACGGCCATCCGCGCGGTGGCCCGGGGCGACCTCTACATCCATCCCGCCATGACCCGCGCCCTCCTGGAGGATCTGATCCCCGCCCCGCAGATCCCGGAGACCCCGGAGCCATGGGAGAGCCTGAGCGAGCGCGAGCGCCAGGTGCTCCGCATGGTGGCCATCGGGCACACCAACCAGGAGATCGCCGAGCGCCTGGGCCTGAGCGTCAAAACCGTGGAGACCTACCGGGCTCGCGGGATGGAGAAACTGGGCCTGCGAACCCGCGCCCAGCTGGTCCGCTACATGATCCAGAAGGGCCTGCTGAAGGAAGAATAA
- a CDS encoding sensor histidine kinase: MRWHLLHQARERFWEIAGGVSVRTKILGIVLGGTVLFGLTTILQVRYALYHVLVARTQDWGIAMASDLAARSTDLILINDLMGLHRLLQDAVNHNPELRYAFALSPEGEVLAHTFGTGPEFPVGLVEAHPLPPGASYHLQPLRTPEGVIWDIAVPVFRGQAGVLRLGLRDTGVRAAVDALTVRLLLTTVAVSALSIGIALFLTHLIVRPIRGLVAMTERVARRDFTARAVVWAKDEIGALAQAFNAMVEELAQQERMRAFYIQRIIEAQEEERRRIARELHDETGQALASLRVGLRNLEQALDPETMRSRLQDMYRLVDETLSRVRRLAFELRPSVLDDLGLVAALERYIRDYRERFGIEVEMQAIGLDGRRIPPTIETAVYRIVQEALTNAAKYAGCQRISVLLQASPRLLSVIVEDDGCGFDVDRVLREEPGNRLGIYGMRERAQLVGGSLTIESAPGQGTTVYLRVPLEDS, translated from the coding sequence ATGCGATGGCACCTCCTTCATCAGGCACGGGAGCGGTTCTGGGAGATCGCGGGCGGGGTCAGTGTGCGGACCAAGATCCTGGGCATCGTCCTGGGCGGAACAGTGCTCTTCGGCCTCACCACTATCCTGCAGGTCCGCTATGCCCTCTACCATGTGCTGGTCGCCCGCACCCAGGACTGGGGGATCGCGATGGCCAGCGACCTGGCGGCACGGAGCACGGATCTGATCCTGATCAACGACCTGATGGGACTTCATCGGCTACTGCAGGATGCGGTGAATCACAACCCCGAGCTGCGCTATGCCTTCGCCCTCTCCCCGGAGGGGGAGGTCCTGGCTCACACGTTCGGGACCGGGCCGGAGTTCCCGGTGGGGCTGGTCGAGGCGCATCCTCTCCCGCCGGGGGCGTCCTACCATCTCCAGCCGCTGCGCACGCCGGAGGGGGTGATCTGGGACATCGCGGTCCCGGTCTTCCGGGGACAGGCGGGGGTGTTGCGCCTGGGGCTGCGGGACACAGGGGTGCGCGCCGCTGTCGACGCGCTGACCGTGCGGTTGCTGCTGACCACCGTGGCCGTGTCCGCCCTCAGCATCGGCATCGCCCTGTTCCTCACCCACCTGATCGTCCGTCCCATCCGGGGCCTGGTGGCGATGACCGAGCGGGTGGCCCGGCGGGATTTCACCGCCCGGGCGGTCGTGTGGGCCAAGGATGAGATCGGGGCCCTGGCCCAGGCGTTCAACGCGATGGTGGAAGAGCTGGCCCAGCAGGAGCGTATGCGGGCCTTCTATATCCAGCGGATCATTGAGGCGCAAGAGGAAGAGCGCCGGCGGATCGCCCGGGAGCTGCACGACGAGACCGGGCAGGCCCTGGCTTCGCTGCGGGTAGGGCTTCGGAACCTCGAGCAAGCCCTCGACCCCGAGACCATGCGCTCCCGGCTTCAGGACATGTATCGACTGGTGGATGAGACGCTGAGCCGCGTGCGGCGTCTGGCGTTTGAGCTGCGGCCCTCGGTGCTGGATGACCTGGGCTTGGTGGCAGCCCTGGAGCGCTACATCCGGGACTACCGCGAGCGCTTCGGGATCGAAGTGGAGATGCAGGCGATCGGCTTGGATGGCCGCCGCATCCCCCCGACCATTGAGACCGCCGTCTACCGCATCGTGCAGGAAGCCCTGACCAACGCCGCCAAATACGCCGGTTGCCAGCGGATCAGCGTCCTCCTCCAGGCCTCCCCCCGTCTGCTCTCCGTGATCGTGGAGGATGACGGCTGCGGCTTCGACGTCGATCGCGTGCTCCGGGAGGAGCCCGGCAACCGCCTCGGGATCTACGGGATGCGGGAACGGGCCCAGCTGGTGGGAGGCTCCCTGACCATCGAGTCCGCCCCGGGCCAGGGAACCACCGTGTATCTCCGCGTTCCGCTGGAGGACTCATGA
- a CDS encoding ROK family protein yields the protein MSLYGAVEAGGTKFLCAVGTGPDHLEAILRIPTTTPDETLARVIAFFRPFAGALKAIGIGSFGPLDLDPTSPTFGTIPTTPKPGWSGTNLLWPFQEAFGIPIGLTTDVQAAALGEGRWGAAQGLHTFVYLTVGTGIGGGAIVHGRMLHGVWHPEMGHIRIPHDWERDPFPGVCPFHGDCLEGLASGPAMAARWGQPPEALPPDHPAWELEAEYLALGLVNILCILTPQRILLGGGVAQHPGLLPRVRERMRALLNRYLPAPALEGDLETYVMPPALGERAGLLGALALAMEMAS from the coding sequence ATGTCCCTTTACGGCGCGGTGGAGGCCGGTGGCACCAAATTCCTCTGCGCGGTGGGCACCGGGCCGGATCACCTGGAGGCCATCCTGCGCATCCCCACCACCACTCCAGACGAAACCCTGGCCCGGGTGATCGCCTTCTTCCGGCCTTTCGCGGGAGCGTTGAAGGCCATCGGGATCGGCTCCTTCGGCCCCCTGGACCTGGACCCCACGTCGCCCACCTTCGGCACAATCCCCACTACCCCCAAGCCGGGATGGTCCGGGACGAACCTCCTGTGGCCTTTTCAGGAGGCCTTTGGGATCCCCATCGGCCTGACCACTGACGTCCAGGCAGCAGCCCTGGGGGAGGGGCGCTGGGGGGCCGCTCAGGGCCTTCACACCTTCGTCTATCTTACGGTGGGCACCGGCATCGGGGGCGGCGCGATCGTCCATGGCCGGATGCTCCACGGGGTATGGCATCCGGAGATGGGCCACATCCGGATCCCCCATGATTGGGAGCGGGATCCCTTCCCCGGGGTGTGTCCGTTCCATGGGGATTGCCTGGAGGGCCTGGCCTCCGGGCCGGCGATGGCAGCCCGCTGGGGGCAGCCCCCCGAGGCCCTGCCGCCGGATCATCCCGCGTGGGAGCTGGAGGCGGAGTATCTGGCCCTGGGCCTGGTGAACATCCTGTGCATCCTGACGCCGCAGCGCATCCTCCTCGGCGGGGGTGTGGCTCAGCATCCGGGGCTGCTCCCGCGGGTCCGGGAGCGGATGCGGGCGCTGCTGAACCGGTATCTCCCGGCGCCGGCCCTGGAGGGGGACCTGGAGACTTATGTGATGCCCCCGGCGCTGGGGGAACGGGCCGGGTTGCTGGGGGCCCTCGCCCTGGCGATGGAGATGGCCAGTTGA
- the rpe gene encoding ribulose-phosphate 3-epimerase codes for MREVKIAPSILSADLRCLAREVEAVARAGADWIHVDVMDGHFVPNLTFGMPIVAALRRITSLPLDVHLMIEAPERYLEAFARAGADRLIVHVEACPHLHRVIQGIRGLGLRAGVALNPATPLSVLEEILPDVDQVLIMTVNPGFGGQAFIERMREKVRRARRMIDALDRPIELEVDGGVGPENASDLVEAGATVLVAGASIFEAPDGAEAALRRLRQAVENARIPRFP; via the coding sequence ATGAGGGAGGTGAAGATCGCACCCTCCATCCTCTCCGCCGATCTCCGCTGCCTGGCCCGGGAGGTCGAGGCGGTGGCCCGGGCGGGAGCCGATTGGATCCACGTCGATGTGATGGACGGCCATTTCGTGCCCAACCTGACCTTCGGGATGCCCATCGTGGCGGCCCTGCGGCGGATCACCTCGTTGCCCCTCGACGTCCACTTGATGATCGAGGCCCCGGAGCGGTATCTCGAGGCCTTCGCCCGGGCCGGCGCCGACCGCCTGATCGTCCACGTGGAGGCCTGCCCCCACCTGCACCGGGTGATCCAGGGGATCCGGGGACTGGGGCTGCGGGCCGGCGTGGCCCTGAACCCGGCCACTCCCCTGAGCGTCTTGGAGGAGATCCTGCCGGACGTGGATCAGGTGCTGATCATGACCGTGAACCCCGGGTTCGGCGGCCAGGCGTTCATCGAACGGATGCGGGAGAAGGTGCGCCGGGCCCGGCGGATGATCGACGCCCTCGACCGACCCATCGAGCTGGAGGTCGACGGCGGGGTGGGGCCAGAGAACGCCTCCGACCTGGTGGAAGCAGGGGCCACAGTCCTGGTGGCCGGGGCTTCCATCTTCGAAGCTCCTGACGGGGCCGAAGCGGCGCTCCGACGCCTCCGCCAGGCCGTCGAAAACGCCCGCATCCCGCGCTTTCCTTGA
- the rlmN gene encoding 23S rRNA (adenine(2503)-C(2))-methyltransferase RlmN has translation MRFLLDLSLEELEETLAAWGEPSYRARQIWHWVYRRGATDFEAMTDLPKALRERLREAFTLSALRPVAERVSRDGWTRKWLFALPDGANVEAVLMEYTDRRTACVSTQAGCAMGCPFCATGQMGLLRNLTPGEIVEQVLHVARWLSAHGERLTHVVFMGMGEPFANYAHTAKALRLLIHPEGMGLGQRRITVSTVGIVPGIRRFAREGWQINLAISLHAATDELRDRLVPINRVYPLNALMAAVRDYIEQTRRRVTFEWVMIRGVNDTPEQAYALVERIRGMLAHVNLIPLNPTPDFPGEASPPERVEAFRRILEKAGIPCTVRVRRGIDVAAGCGQLRAEVAGRRPRIVRPMLQEAQA, from the coding sequence ATGCGGTTCTTGCTGGATCTTTCCCTGGAAGAGCTGGAGGAAACGCTGGCCGCGTGGGGCGAGCCCTCCTATCGGGCACGCCAGATTTGGCACTGGGTTTACCGGCGCGGGGCGACGGACTTTGAGGCCATGACGGACCTGCCGAAGGCGCTGCGGGAGCGCCTGAGGGAGGCTTTCACGCTCTCGGCCCTCCGGCCCGTCGCGGAGCGGGTCTCCCGGGATGGATGGACCCGCAAGTGGCTGTTCGCCTTGCCGGATGGGGCGAACGTGGAGGCGGTCTTGATGGAATACACTGATCGGCGCACGGCCTGCGTCTCCACCCAGGCCGGGTGCGCCATGGGCTGCCCCTTCTGCGCCACCGGCCAGATGGGCCTGCTGCGCAACCTCACCCCCGGGGAGATCGTGGAGCAGGTCCTCCACGTGGCCCGCTGGCTGTCCGCCCATGGCGAGCGGCTGACCCACGTGGTGTTCATGGGGATGGGCGAGCCCTTCGCCAACTACGCGCACACCGCCAAAGCCCTGCGCTTGCTCATCCATCCGGAAGGCATGGGCCTGGGCCAGCGTCGCATCACCGTCTCCACCGTGGGGATCGTCCCGGGCATTCGGCGGTTCGCCCGGGAGGGCTGGCAGATCAACCTCGCGATCTCCCTGCACGCCGCCACGGACGAGCTGCGCGACCGGCTGGTCCCGATCAACCGGGTTTATCCTCTAAATGCCCTGATGGCAGCCGTGCGGGATTACATCGAGCAGACCCGGCGGCGGGTGACCTTCGAGTGGGTGATGATCCGGGGGGTCAACGACACGCCGGAGCAGGCCTATGCCCTGGTCGAACGCATCCGGGGGATGCTGGCCCACGTGAACCTGATCCCCCTGAACCCCACCCCGGACTTCCCCGGGGAGGCCTCCCCGCCCGAACGGGTGGAAGCCTTCCGTCGTATCCTGGAGAAGGCGGGGATCCCCTGCACCGTCCGGGTGCGGCGGGGGATCGATGTGGCGGCCGGATGCGGTCAGCTCCGGGCTGAAGTCGCCGGCCGGCGTCCGCGGATCGTGCGTCCCATGCTCCAGGAGGCCCAGGCATGA
- the recA gene encoding recombinase RecA yields the protein MTKDARLKALETAVLTLTKRFGEGTIMRLGEAAQQPVEVIPTGSLALDLALGVGGIPRGRITEIYGPEASGKTTLCLHVIAEAQKRGGIAAFIDMEHALDPQYAQRCGVDVDNLYIAQPDTGEQALEIAETLIRSGAVDVVVVDSVAALVPRAEIEGEMGDAHVGLQARLMSQALRKLAGAIRQSNTAMLFTNQLRMKIGTMFGNPETTTGGMALKFYASVRLEIRRLQNLKAGGEIIGSRVRVRVTKNKVAPPFREAEFDILYNEGISKAGDILDLATELGLITKRGTFFMYGDTRLGQGRENAREFLKAHPELMEELEQRIRENAARAASLKRLGVSAEAPEEAAPIPELE from the coding sequence ATGACAAAGGACGCGCGGCTGAAGGCGCTGGAGACGGCGGTGCTGACGCTGACCAAGCGGTTCGGGGAAGGGACGATCATGCGCCTGGGGGAGGCCGCCCAGCAGCCGGTGGAGGTCATCCCCACCGGATCCCTGGCCCTGGATCTCGCCCTGGGGGTCGGCGGGATCCCCCGCGGGCGGATCACGGAGATCTACGGCCCGGAGGCCTCCGGGAAGACCACCCTCTGCCTTCATGTGATCGCGGAGGCCCAGAAGCGAGGGGGGATCGCGGCCTTCATCGACATGGAGCACGCCTTGGACCCTCAATACGCCCAACGGTGCGGCGTGGACGTGGACAACCTCTACATTGCCCAGCCGGACACCGGGGAGCAGGCCCTGGAGATCGCGGAGACGTTGATTCGCAGCGGAGCGGTGGACGTCGTGGTGGTGGACTCGGTGGCCGCGCTGGTGCCGCGGGCGGAGATCGAGGGGGAGATGGGCGACGCCCACGTGGGGCTTCAGGCCCGCTTGATGAGCCAGGCCCTGCGCAAGCTCGCCGGGGCCATCCGCCAGTCCAACACCGCCATGCTCTTCACCAACCAGCTCCGAATGAAGATCGGCACCATGTTCGGCAACCCGGAGACCACCACGGGCGGCATGGCTCTGAAGTTCTATGCCTCCGTCCGCCTGGAGATCCGCCGCCTGCAGAACCTCAAGGCCGGCGGAGAGATCATCGGGAGCCGGGTTCGAGTCCGGGTGACCAAGAACAAGGTGGCCCCACCCTTCCGGGAGGCCGAGTTCGACATCCTCTACAATGAGGGGATCAGCAAAGCGGGGGATATCCTGGATCTGGCGACTGAGCTCGGGCTGATCACCAAGCGGGGCACCTTCTTCATGTATGGGGACACCCGCCTGGGCCAGGGGCGGGAGAACGCCCGGGAGTTCCTGAAGGCCCACCCTGAGCTCATGGAGGAGCTGGAGCAACGGATCCGGGAGAACGCCGCTCGCGCCGCCTCTCTGAAGCGCCTGGGGGTGAGCGCGGAGGCGCCCGAGGAGGCGGCGCCGATCCCGGAGCTGGAGTGA
- a CDS encoding regulatory protein RecX, whose protein sequence is MAVYLDGRRAFVLTALEAVRLRPGQVLSDEEIAQLQERDRLEQAHEAALRFLSYRPRSEREIGDYLRQKGFDAATVEAELERLRRAGLVDDYAFARFWVENRTAFRPRGRRALQAELRRKGVSPDVIREVLRESAPDERSLALRLARERARRLQGLDPRTLRRRLAGYLSRRGFDGELVMEVLRTLDIESEEEAPEG, encoded by the coding sequence GTGGCGGTGTATCTGGACGGCCGCCGGGCCTTCGTCCTGACGGCCCTGGAGGCCGTGCGGCTGCGGCCGGGCCAGGTGCTCTCCGACGAGGAGATCGCTCAGCTGCAGGAGCGGGATCGTCTCGAACAGGCCCACGAAGCCGCCCTCCGGTTCCTGAGCTACCGCCCGCGGAGCGAACGGGAGATCGGTGATTATCTCCGCCAGAAAGGATTTGACGCCGCCACGGTGGAGGCGGAACTCGAGCGGCTCCGTCGGGCCGGGCTGGTGGATGATTACGCCTTCGCCCGGTTCTGGGTGGAGAACCGAACCGCCTTCCGGCCACGGGGTCGGCGAGCCTTGCAGGCGGAGCTCCGACGCAAGGGCGTCTCCCCCGACGTCATCCGGGAGGTTCTCCGAGAGAGCGCCCCGGATGAACGGTCGCTGGCCCTGCGACTGGCCCGGGAGCGAGCCCGACGTCTGCAAGGCCTGGACCCCCGGACCCTCCGGCGGCGGCTGGCCGGCTACCTGAGCCGTCGGGGGTTCGACGGGGAACTGGTGATGGAAGTCCTTCGCACTCTGGATATCGAAAGCGAGGAAGAAGCGCCGGAAGGGTAG